A region from the Paraburkholderia youngii genome encodes:
- a CDS encoding haloacid dehalogenase type II, with protein sequence MSATTTPSPRAVIFDAYGTLFDVHSVIAAAEQLFPGHGDALSQLWRQKQIEYTQLRTLAARSDAPGEHYRPFWDITLDALRFAAKRLQLTLGRSAEKRLMDEYACLSAFPDAVPVLRTLREPAGAPRVGLRLGLAILSNGNPQMLDIAVKSAGMSALFDHVLSVDAVRAYKPAPAAYALGPDAFGVAAREIVFVSANGWDVAGATWFGFTTFWLNRQNLPVEELGVSPHGTGGGMNDLLGFLQTLSTSSRSGGGRQPKTHGSGGRKRASPRV encoded by the coding sequence ACGCCTACGGCACGTTGTTCGACGTGCATTCGGTGATCGCCGCCGCGGAGCAACTATTCCCCGGACACGGCGACGCGCTGTCGCAGCTTTGGCGCCAGAAGCAGATCGAATACACGCAGCTGCGCACGCTCGCCGCGCGCAGCGACGCCCCCGGCGAACACTACCGCCCGTTCTGGGACATCACGCTCGACGCACTGCGCTTCGCCGCGAAAAGACTGCAGCTCACGCTCGGCCGCTCGGCCGAAAAGCGTCTGATGGACGAATACGCGTGCCTGTCGGCGTTTCCCGACGCGGTGCCGGTGCTGCGCACGTTGCGCGAGCCCGCTGGCGCGCCGCGTGTCGGGCTCAGACTCGGGCTCGCGATTCTGTCCAACGGCAATCCGCAAATGCTCGACATCGCGGTCAAGAGCGCCGGCATGAGCGCCCTCTTCGATCATGTGCTGTCGGTCGATGCGGTGCGCGCGTACAAACCCGCGCCCGCCGCGTATGCGCTCGGCCCCGATGCGTTCGGCGTGGCCGCGCGCGAGATCGTGTTCGTGTCGGCGAACGGCTGGGACGTCGCGGGCGCGACGTGGTTCGGCTTCACGACGTTCTGGCTGAACCGGCAGAACCTGCCCGTCGAAGAGCTTGGCGTGAGCCCGCATGGCACCGGCGGCGGCATGAACGATCTGCTGGGCTTTCTGCAGACGCTCTCGACGTCGTCGCGCTCGGGCGGCGGCCGTCAACCCAAAACTCATGGCAGTGGCGGCCGCAAGCGCGCCAGCCCGCGCGTATGA